The Vicia villosa cultivar HV-30 ecotype Madison, WI linkage group LG1, Vvil1.0, whole genome shotgun sequence genome includes a region encoding these proteins:
- the LOC131643916 gene encoding zinc finger CCCH domain-containing protein 32 isoform X1 — MDLYGRSPTRNGSNPLSQHEWRSPTAEAALGESMWHLTLGGSGGGESYPERHGVPNCAYYMRTGFCGYGGRCRFNHPRDRAAVAAAVRATGDYPERLGEPPCQYYLKTGTCKFGASCKFHHPKNGGGYLSQAPLNIYGYPLRPGENECSYYLKTGQCKFGVTCKFHHPQPAGTSLPTSAPQFYQQVQSPTVPLPEQYGGASTSLRVARPPVLPGSYVQGAYGPVLLSPGVVPFPGWSPYSAPVSPVLSPGAQPAVGGTSLYGVTQLSSSTSAFARPYTPLPSSPGPAGSSLQEKIFPERPGEPLCQYFLRNGDCKFGLACRYHHPQELVAARPVLSPVGLPLRPGVQPCSFYLQNGHCKFGSTCKFDHPVAVGSMRYSPSASSLIDVPVAPYPVASLLSNLVVPSTTPSEFRPELKPGPKKESSISSRMHSSGTSVGLIFSQGGSVSLSDAHLSSQSSVSLNGSRSSRQSGDIH, encoded by the exons ATGGACTTGTACGGTCGGAGCCCCACTAGAAATGGATCCAACCCGCTTAGTCAACATGAATGGCGTTCACCGACCGCTGAAGCTGCTCTCGGAG AGTCGATGTGGCATTTGACGCTTGGTGGTAGTGGTGGTGGTGAATCTTACCCGGAGAGACATGGTGTGCCTAATTGTGCTTATTATATGAGGACTGGGTTTTGTGGATATGGTGGGAGGTGTCGATTCAATCACCCGCGTGATCGTGCTGCG GTTGCTGCTGCTGTTAGAGCTACAGGGGACTACCCAGAACGGCTTGGGGAACCTCCTTGTCAG TATTATTTAAAAACTGGAACCTGTAAATTTGGTGCGTCCTGTAAATTCCACCATCCCAAAAATGGAGGGGGATATTTAAGCCAAGCTCCACTAAATATTTATGGATACCCATTACGTCCG GGTGAGAATGAGTGCTCCTACTATTTGAAAACGGGGCAGTGCAAATTTGGCGTAACTTGTAAATTCCACCATCCTCAACCTGCAGGAACGTCATTGCCAACATCTGCACCTCAATTTTATCAACAGGTGCAATCTCCAACTGTTCCTCTGCCCGAACAGTATGGTGGAGCTTCCACAAGCTTGAGAGTGGCTAGACCTCCTGTGTTACCCGGTTCATATGTACAGGGGGCTTATGGTCCTGTACTTCTTTCACCAGGGGTTGTTCCGTTTCCTGGATGGAGTCCTTATTCG GCTCCTGTAAGTCCCGTGTTATCTCCTGGTGCACAACCTGCTGTCGGGGGTACTTCTCTATACGGAGTGACCCAGTTGTCGTCATCAACATCAGCTTTTGCAAGACCTTATACTCCTTTGCCCTCTTCTCCCGGTCCTGCAGGAAGCAGTCTGCAGGAGAAAATATTTCCTGAAAGACCCGGTGAACCGCTCTGCCAATACTTTCTGAGAAACGGGGACTGTAAATTTGGATTGGCTTGTCGATATCATCATCCACAGGAACTCGTTGCTGCACGGCCAGTTCTTAGCCCCGTTGGTCTTCCTTTACGCCCG GGTGTACAGCCttgttcattttatttacaaaatgggCACTGCAAGTTTGGCTCGACATGCAAGTTTGATCATCCCGTGGCTGTGGGGTCAATGAGATACAGTCCATCAGCATCTTCTCTTATAGATGTTCCAGTTGCTCCGTACCCAGTCGCGTCTTTACTGTCTAACCTGGTGGTTCCTTCAACAACACCTTCAGAGTTTCGGCCTGAACTGAAGCCAGGGCCCAAAAAGgaatcatcaatttcatccaGAATGCATTCTTCTGGAACTTCTGTCGGTTTAATTTTCTCACAAGGCGGGTCTGTCTCGCTGTCTGATGCGCATCTCTCAAGCCAGAGTTCGGTTTCTTTGAACGGTAGCAGAAGCAGCAGACAGAGTGGCGACATACATTGA
- the LOC131643916 gene encoding zinc finger CCCH domain-containing protein 32 isoform X2, with protein MDLYGRSPTRNGSNPLSQHEWRSPTAEAALGESMWHLTLGGSGGGESYPERHGVPNCAYYMRTGFCGYGGRCRFNHPRDRAAVAAAVRATGDYPERLGEPPCQYYLKTGTCKFGASCKFHHPKNGGGYLSQAPLNIYGYPLRPGENECSYYLKTGQCKFGVTCKFHHPQPAGTSLPTSAPQFYQQVQSPTVPLPEQYGGASTSLRVARPPVLPGSYVQGAYGPVLLSPGVVPFPGWSPYSAPVSPVLSPGAQPAVGGTSLYGVTQLSSSTSAFARPYTPLPSSPGPAGSSLQEKIFPERPGEPLCQYFLRNGDCKFGLACRYHHPQELVAARPVLSPVGLPLRPDLDFDNLA; from the exons ATGGACTTGTACGGTCGGAGCCCCACTAGAAATGGATCCAACCCGCTTAGTCAACATGAATGGCGTTCACCGACCGCTGAAGCTGCTCTCGGAG AGTCGATGTGGCATTTGACGCTTGGTGGTAGTGGTGGTGGTGAATCTTACCCGGAGAGACATGGTGTGCCTAATTGTGCTTATTATATGAGGACTGGGTTTTGTGGATATGGTGGGAGGTGTCGATTCAATCACCCGCGTGATCGTGCTGCG GTTGCTGCTGCTGTTAGAGCTACAGGGGACTACCCAGAACGGCTTGGGGAACCTCCTTGTCAG TATTATTTAAAAACTGGAACCTGTAAATTTGGTGCGTCCTGTAAATTCCACCATCCCAAAAATGGAGGGGGATATTTAAGCCAAGCTCCACTAAATATTTATGGATACCCATTACGTCCG GGTGAGAATGAGTGCTCCTACTATTTGAAAACGGGGCAGTGCAAATTTGGCGTAACTTGTAAATTCCACCATCCTCAACCTGCAGGAACGTCATTGCCAACATCTGCACCTCAATTTTATCAACAGGTGCAATCTCCAACTGTTCCTCTGCCCGAACAGTATGGTGGAGCTTCCACAAGCTTGAGAGTGGCTAGACCTCCTGTGTTACCCGGTTCATATGTACAGGGGGCTTATGGTCCTGTACTTCTTTCACCAGGGGTTGTTCCGTTTCCTGGATGGAGTCCTTATTCG GCTCCTGTAAGTCCCGTGTTATCTCCTGGTGCACAACCTGCTGTCGGGGGTACTTCTCTATACGGAGTGACCCAGTTGTCGTCATCAACATCAGCTTTTGCAAGACCTTATACTCCTTTGCCCTCTTCTCCCGGTCCTGCAGGAAGCAGTCTGCAGGAGAAAATATTTCCTGAAAGACCCGGTGAACCGCTCTGCCAATACTTTCTGAGAAACGGGGACTGTAAATTTGGATTGGCTTGTCGATATCATCATCCACAGGAACTCGTTGCTGCACGGCCAGTTCTTAGCCCCGTTGGTCTTCCTTTACGCCCG GATCTCGATTTTGACAACCTTGCTTGA
- the LOC131643916 gene encoding zinc finger CCCH domain-containing protein 32 isoform X3, whose translation MDLYGRSPTRNGSNPLSQHEWRSPTAEAALGESMWHLTLGGSGGGESYPERHGVPNCAYYMRTGFCGYGGRCRFNHPRDRAAVAAAVRATGDYPERLGEPPCQYYLKTGTCKFGASCKFHHPKNGGGYLSQAPLNIYGYPLRPGENECSYYLKTGQCKFGVTCKFHHPQPAGTSLPTSAPQFYQQVQSPTVPLPEQYGGASTSLRVARPPVLPGSYVQGAYGPVLLSPGVVPFPGWSPYSAPVSPVLSPGAQPAVGGTSLYGVTQLSSSTSAFARPYTPLPSSPGPAGSSLQEKIFPERPGEPLCQYFLRNGDCKFGLACRYHHPQELVAARPVLSPVGLPLRPEGSRF comes from the exons ATGGACTTGTACGGTCGGAGCCCCACTAGAAATGGATCCAACCCGCTTAGTCAACATGAATGGCGTTCACCGACCGCTGAAGCTGCTCTCGGAG AGTCGATGTGGCATTTGACGCTTGGTGGTAGTGGTGGTGGTGAATCTTACCCGGAGAGACATGGTGTGCCTAATTGTGCTTATTATATGAGGACTGGGTTTTGTGGATATGGTGGGAGGTGTCGATTCAATCACCCGCGTGATCGTGCTGCG GTTGCTGCTGCTGTTAGAGCTACAGGGGACTACCCAGAACGGCTTGGGGAACCTCCTTGTCAG TATTATTTAAAAACTGGAACCTGTAAATTTGGTGCGTCCTGTAAATTCCACCATCCCAAAAATGGAGGGGGATATTTAAGCCAAGCTCCACTAAATATTTATGGATACCCATTACGTCCG GGTGAGAATGAGTGCTCCTACTATTTGAAAACGGGGCAGTGCAAATTTGGCGTAACTTGTAAATTCCACCATCCTCAACCTGCAGGAACGTCATTGCCAACATCTGCACCTCAATTTTATCAACAGGTGCAATCTCCAACTGTTCCTCTGCCCGAACAGTATGGTGGAGCTTCCACAAGCTTGAGAGTGGCTAGACCTCCTGTGTTACCCGGTTCATATGTACAGGGGGCTTATGGTCCTGTACTTCTTTCACCAGGGGTTGTTCCGTTTCCTGGATGGAGTCCTTATTCG GCTCCTGTAAGTCCCGTGTTATCTCCTGGTGCACAACCTGCTGTCGGGGGTACTTCTCTATACGGAGTGACCCAGTTGTCGTCATCAACATCAGCTTTTGCAAGACCTTATACTCCTTTGCCCTCTTCTCCCGGTCCTGCAGGAAGCAGTCTGCAGGAGAAAATATTTCCTGAAAGACCCGGTGAACCGCTCTGCCAATACTTTCTGAGAAACGGGGACTGTAAATTTGGATTGGCTTGTCGATATCATCATCCACAGGAACTCGTTGCTGCACGGCCAGTTCTTAGCCCCGTTGGTCTTCCTTTACGCCCG GAAGGATCTCGATTTTGA